A single Anas acuta chromosome 27, bAnaAcu1.1, whole genome shotgun sequence DNA region contains:
- the LOC137845230 gene encoding glycerol-3-phosphate acyltransferase 2, mitochondrial-like isoform X5 — MPFYLSSLVIFPYFFFFSPLIPQHPHSRPARRSPRGLPALRRSATGGTKGETGGTRRDGDRDLGGRGREQGHGHHPGDRDPGGARSGRAHPGAERGGRAGPGRAVLCGTGHRAASPFSTETERAPPRHRSLKPEGEVSLLISSGRTTHFPTKEPVPSLPMPEVGRGAQHLLLALRGSHAAVVPLSPTLVMRGEVSWLLSWGRGASTAFLHTLTLTDSLLPLPPQLTSTGRAGHVSKGLFLLEHGDHPRMKTWVCDSEQKVEIFIPFLGKYRPLTGRCCQTCTPRSWDGFYHAQLSSLGFRNATQVTEEDTRYRGWLVRRLCGFLAVWDWKVPADTPRDLPERVCCSRRVRDIAARQARGSGGNSESRQGWKEKVLEILAGIQAPLSLPVLRLCGWVLLRLLSRLFLSVQLHRGQLEMVLRAATTPDVPLVFLSTHKSQLDGLLLSFLFFSNGLGVPRVTVGSLNCSPGLRALLRCLGGVFLPVEMEQASSGQDRGLPAAVLASLPHVPAVPPAPPASPPLLQYVEEVLRSRQPLLIFLEEPCAPRCLSATAQEWLAPVLRAVRDGAVPDVLVVPVGIAYDLAPDSLQGSGAHSARPLSLSTCLWAACRALHRRLGCARVDFAQPFSLQEFVTNTLSRQGSAGKPPEELLLPTLLGTHSSQPCSERAEPEGPAPGTAPGWEAEAKLLVTRLGLHALSDSTACSAVTAVGIVSTLLLHKHRQGVRLSRLMSDFAWLLEETLVRQHDVGFSGQLRALVLHSLALLRARLTLYHLAPLGDVLVVPKVSVEACWELGQHSAALLPVFASEAVGACAIRALLLEMLPFLGAASCPASITLSQDELLHKTLLLLQLLPPGLLGLQPCQPLDHQSQDILDKLILCGLLEAEESENEHWLCDPAPRRYSKGQPWTEVDFTDSDSDSEDVCNRCFKLREPEGSPGLLLFLCRLLSPVLQTYTRAAAFLEQPSWPQPEAACVGALQQFLAEEDGLERPTQSLALSTLRTFKEMGVLEEAPSPAGPLLHLTEPFRCSEGRGKLRAFIQQFVQP, encoded by the exons atgcctttttatttgtCCTCACTTGttattttcccttattttttctttttttcccccttaatccctcagcaccctcactCAAGGCCTGcccgccgcagcccccgcgGGCTCCCAGCCTTGCGGAGGTCGGCGACGGGGGGCACAAAAGGGGAGACAGGGGGGACAAGGAGGGACGGGGACCGGGATTTGGGGGGTCGGGGGAGGGAACAGGGCCATGGCCACCACCCCGGGGACCGAGACCCAGGAGGGGCCCGCTCAGGCCGTGCCCACCcgggggcggagcggggcggccgggccgggccgggccgggcggtg ctgtGTGGCACAGGACACAGGGCAGCATCCCCCTTCAGCACCGAGACTGAGCGTGCCCCCCCACGCCATCGCAGCCTGAAGCCAG AGGGAGAAGTGTCCCTGCTGATCAGCAGTGG tagAACAACTCATTTCCCCACCAAGGAGCCGGTCCCTTCCCTTCCAATGCCTGAAGTGGGGAGAGGGGCTCAGCACCTCCTTCTGGCACTCCGTGGGTCCCATGCTGCCGTTGTCCCATTGTCCCCCACCCTGGTTATGAGGGGAGAGGTCTCCTGGTTGCTGTCGTGGGGGCGAGGGGCCTCCACAGCCTTCCTGCACACCCTGACTCTCACTGATTCTCTCCTGCCCTTGCCTCCTCAGCTGACCTCCACGGGCCGTGCCGGACACGTCTCCAAGGGCTTGTTCCTGCTGGAGCACGGTGatcaccccagg aTGAAGACCTGGGTCTGTGATTCAGAACAGAAAGTGGAGATTTTCATCCCTTTTCTGGGCAAATACCGGCCGCTCACGGGGCGCTGCTGCCAGACCTgcacccccaggagctgg GATGGCTTCTACCACGCGCAGCTCTCCTCCCTCGGCTTCCGCAACGCCACCCAGGTGACGGAGGAGGACACCAG GTACCGGGGCTGGCTGGTTCGACGCCTCTGCGGCTTCCTGGCTGTCTGGGACTGGAAGGTGCCCGCCGACACCCCCAGGGACCTCCCGGAGAGAGTCTGCTGCAGCCGCAG GGTACGGGACATCGCTGCCAGGCAGGCCCGTGGCTCGGGGGGGAACAGCGAGTCCCGCCAGGGGTGGAAGGAGAAAGTCCTAGAGATCCTGGCTGGGATCCAGGCCCCGCTCTCCCTCCCTGTGCTCAG GTTGTGCGGCTGGGTCCTGCTGCGGCTCCTGAGCCGCCTCTTCCTCAGCGTGCAGCTCCACCGAGGGCAGCTGGAGATGGTGCTGAGGGCTGCCACCACG CCCGACGTGCCGCTGGTCTTCCTCTCCACGCACAAATCCCAGCTGGatgggctgctgctctccttcctcttcttctccaaCGGCCTGGGGGTGCCCAGGGTGACAGTGGGCAGCTTGAACTGCAGCCCTGGCCTCCG GGCCTTGCTTCGCTGCCTGGGAGGGGTTTTCCTGCCGGTGGAGATGGAGCAGGCATCGAGTGGGCAGGACAGagggctcccagctgctgtgcttgcCTCG CTCCCGCACGTCCCTGCGGTGCCAccggcacccccagcctccccccctCTGCTCCAGTACGTCGAGGAGGTGCTGAGGAGCCGCCAGCCTCTGCTGATCTTCCTGGAGGAGCCCTGCGCCCCGCGGTGCCTTTCAGCTACTGCCCAGGAGTGGCTGGCCCCGGTGCTCCGAGCCGTGCGGGACGGCGCCGTCCCCGATGTCCTCGTGGTCCCCGTGGGCATCGCCTACGACCTGGCCCCCGACAGCCTCCAGGGCAGCGGAGCG CACAGCGCTCGGCCCCTCAGCCTCAGCACCTGCCTCTGGGCCGCGTGCCGAGCCCTGCACCGACGCCTCGGCTGTGCCCGCGTGGACTTCGCCCAGCCCTTCTCCCTGCAG GAGTTTGTGACAAACACCCTCAGCAGACAGGGCAGCGCGGGGAAGCCGccggaggagctgctgctgcccaccctccTCGGCACGCA ctccagccagccGTGCAGTGAGAGGGCAGAGCCTGAGGGTCCGGCCCCTGGAACGGCTCCCGGCTGGGAGGCAGAAGCCAAACTGCTGGTGACCAGGCTGGGCCTGCACGCCCTGAGCG ACAGCACCGCCTGCTCCGCCGTCACAGCCGTGGGCATCGTGTccacgctgctgctgcacaaGCACCGCCAG GGTGTCCGGCTCTCCCGGCTCATGTCAGACTTCGCGTGGCTCCTGGAGGAGACGCTGGTGCGCCAGCACGACGTGGGCTTCTCGGGGCAGCTCCGCGCCCTGGTGCTGCACAgcctggccctgctcagagctCGCCTCACCCTCTACCACCTCGCACCCCTTGGTGACGTCCTGGTGGTCCCCAAGGTCTCGGTGGAGgcgtgctgggagctgggccaGCACAGCGCAGCCCTGCTGCCCGTCTTCGCCAGCGAGGCGGTGGGAG CCTGCGCCATCCgcgccctgctgctggagatgctgcCCTTCCTGGGGgcggcctcctgccccgccagCATCACGCTGAGCCAGGACGAGCTGCTCCACAagaccctgctgctgctccagctgctgccccccggCCTGCTGGGGCTCCAG ccctgccagcccctcgACCACCAGAGCCAGGACATCTTGGACAAGCTCATCCTGTGcgggctgctggaggctgaggaG TCGGAGAATGAGCACTGGCTGTGCGACCCGGCCCCACGGCGCTACAGCAAGGGGCAGCCCTGGACCGAGGTGGATTTCACCGACAGTGACAGTGACAGCGAGGACGTCTGCAACCGCTGCTTCAAG CTCCGAGAGCCCGAAGGCTCGCCCggcctcctcctcttcctctgccgCCTCCTGAGCCCCGTTCTGCAGACCTACACGCGAGCAGCAGCGTTCCTGGAGCAGCCCAGCTGGCCCCAGCCTG AGGCAGCCTGTGTGGGGGCACTGCAGCAGTTCCTAGCAGAGGAGGATGGTTTGG AGCGACCCACCCAGAGCCTGGCGCTGAGCACGCTGCGGACCTTCAAGGAGATGGGG GTGCTGGAGGAGGCGCCAAGCCCTGCGGGGCCCCTTCTGCACCTCACCGAGCCCTTCCGCTGCTCCGAGGGCCGGGGGAAGCTGCGAGCCTTCATCCAGCAGTTCGTGCAGCCGTAG
- the LOC137845230 gene encoding glycerol-3-phosphate acyltransferase 2, mitochondrial-like isoform X2, producing the protein MPFYLSSLVIFPYFFFFSPLIPQHPHSRPARRSPRGLPALRRSATGGTKGETGGTRRDGDRDLGGRGREQGHGHHPGDRDPGGARSGRAHPGAERGGRAGPGRAVLCGTGHRAASPFSTETERAPPRHRSLKPEGEVSLLISSGRTTHFPTKEPVPSLPMPEVGRGAQHLLLALRGSHAAVVPLSPTLVMRGEVSWLLSWGRGASTAFLHTLTLTDSLLPLPPQLTSTGRAGHVSKGLFLLEHGDHPRMKTWVCDSEQKVEIFIPFLGKYRPLTGRCCQTCTPRSWDGFYHAQLSSLGFRNATQVTEEDTRYRGWLVRRLCGFLAVWDWKVPADTPRDLPERVCCSRRVRDIAARQARGSGGNSESRQGWKEKVLEILAGIQAPLSLPVLRLCGWVLLRLLSRLFLSVQLHRGQLEMVLRAATTPDVPLVFLSTHKSQLDGLLLSFLFFSNGLGVPRVTVGSLNCSPGLRALLRCLGGVFLPVEMEQASSGQDRGLPAAVLASLPHVPAVPPAPPASPPLLQYVEEVLRSRQPLLIFLEEPCAPRCLSATAQEWLAPVLRAVRDGAVPDVLVVPVGIAYDLAPDSLQGSGAHSARPLSLSTCLWAACRALHRRLGCARVDFAQPFSLQEFVTNTLSRQGSAGKPPEELLLPTLLGTHSSQPCSERAEPEGPAPGTAPGWEAEAKLLVTRLGLHALSDSTACSAVTAVGIVSTLLLHKHRQGVRLSRLMSDFAWLLEETLVRQHDVGFSGQLRALVLHSLALLRARLTLYHLAPLGDVLVVPKVSVEACWELGQHSAALLPVFASEAVGACAIRALLLEMLPFLGAASCPASITLSQDELLHKTLLLLQLLPPGLLGLQPCQPLDHQSQDILDKLILCGLLEAEESENEHWLCDPAPRRYSKGQPWTEVDFTDSDSDSEDVCNRCFKVRGGLPPSMPLQGAEAPQTRFTSGSPQLREPEGSPGLLLFLCRLLSPVLQTYTRAAAFLEQPSWPQPEAACVGALQQFLAEEDGLGELGAGDGRPPTPAGLQVGLGGLPRGFLSLQSDPPRAWR; encoded by the exons atgcctttttatttgtCCTCACTTGttattttcccttattttttctttttttcccccttaatccctcagcaccctcactCAAGGCCTGcccgccgcagcccccgcgGGCTCCCAGCCTTGCGGAGGTCGGCGACGGGGGGCACAAAAGGGGAGACAGGGGGGACAAGGAGGGACGGGGACCGGGATTTGGGGGGTCGGGGGAGGGAACAGGGCCATGGCCACCACCCCGGGGACCGAGACCCAGGAGGGGCCCGCTCAGGCCGTGCCCACCcgggggcggagcggggcggccgggccgggccgggccgggcggtg ctgtGTGGCACAGGACACAGGGCAGCATCCCCCTTCAGCACCGAGACTGAGCGTGCCCCCCCACGCCATCGCAGCCTGAAGCCAG AGGGAGAAGTGTCCCTGCTGATCAGCAGTGG tagAACAACTCATTTCCCCACCAAGGAGCCGGTCCCTTCCCTTCCAATGCCTGAAGTGGGGAGAGGGGCTCAGCACCTCCTTCTGGCACTCCGTGGGTCCCATGCTGCCGTTGTCCCATTGTCCCCCACCCTGGTTATGAGGGGAGAGGTCTCCTGGTTGCTGTCGTGGGGGCGAGGGGCCTCCACAGCCTTCCTGCACACCCTGACTCTCACTGATTCTCTCCTGCCCTTGCCTCCTCAGCTGACCTCCACGGGCCGTGCCGGACACGTCTCCAAGGGCTTGTTCCTGCTGGAGCACGGTGatcaccccagg aTGAAGACCTGGGTCTGTGATTCAGAACAGAAAGTGGAGATTTTCATCCCTTTTCTGGGCAAATACCGGCCGCTCACGGGGCGCTGCTGCCAGACCTgcacccccaggagctgg GATGGCTTCTACCACGCGCAGCTCTCCTCCCTCGGCTTCCGCAACGCCACCCAGGTGACGGAGGAGGACACCAG GTACCGGGGCTGGCTGGTTCGACGCCTCTGCGGCTTCCTGGCTGTCTGGGACTGGAAGGTGCCCGCCGACACCCCCAGGGACCTCCCGGAGAGAGTCTGCTGCAGCCGCAG GGTACGGGACATCGCTGCCAGGCAGGCCCGTGGCTCGGGGGGGAACAGCGAGTCCCGCCAGGGGTGGAAGGAGAAAGTCCTAGAGATCCTGGCTGGGATCCAGGCCCCGCTCTCCCTCCCTGTGCTCAG GTTGTGCGGCTGGGTCCTGCTGCGGCTCCTGAGCCGCCTCTTCCTCAGCGTGCAGCTCCACCGAGGGCAGCTGGAGATGGTGCTGAGGGCTGCCACCACG CCCGACGTGCCGCTGGTCTTCCTCTCCACGCACAAATCCCAGCTGGatgggctgctgctctccttcctcttcttctccaaCGGCCTGGGGGTGCCCAGGGTGACAGTGGGCAGCTTGAACTGCAGCCCTGGCCTCCG GGCCTTGCTTCGCTGCCTGGGAGGGGTTTTCCTGCCGGTGGAGATGGAGCAGGCATCGAGTGGGCAGGACAGagggctcccagctgctgtgcttgcCTCG CTCCCGCACGTCCCTGCGGTGCCAccggcacccccagcctccccccctCTGCTCCAGTACGTCGAGGAGGTGCTGAGGAGCCGCCAGCCTCTGCTGATCTTCCTGGAGGAGCCCTGCGCCCCGCGGTGCCTTTCAGCTACTGCCCAGGAGTGGCTGGCCCCGGTGCTCCGAGCCGTGCGGGACGGCGCCGTCCCCGATGTCCTCGTGGTCCCCGTGGGCATCGCCTACGACCTGGCCCCCGACAGCCTCCAGGGCAGCGGAGCG CACAGCGCTCGGCCCCTCAGCCTCAGCACCTGCCTCTGGGCCGCGTGCCGAGCCCTGCACCGACGCCTCGGCTGTGCCCGCGTGGACTTCGCCCAGCCCTTCTCCCTGCAG GAGTTTGTGACAAACACCCTCAGCAGACAGGGCAGCGCGGGGAAGCCGccggaggagctgctgctgcccaccctccTCGGCACGCA ctccagccagccGTGCAGTGAGAGGGCAGAGCCTGAGGGTCCGGCCCCTGGAACGGCTCCCGGCTGGGAGGCAGAAGCCAAACTGCTGGTGACCAGGCTGGGCCTGCACGCCCTGAGCG ACAGCACCGCCTGCTCCGCCGTCACAGCCGTGGGCATCGTGTccacgctgctgctgcacaaGCACCGCCAG GGTGTCCGGCTCTCCCGGCTCATGTCAGACTTCGCGTGGCTCCTGGAGGAGACGCTGGTGCGCCAGCACGACGTGGGCTTCTCGGGGCAGCTCCGCGCCCTGGTGCTGCACAgcctggccctgctcagagctCGCCTCACCCTCTACCACCTCGCACCCCTTGGTGACGTCCTGGTGGTCCCCAAGGTCTCGGTGGAGgcgtgctgggagctgggccaGCACAGCGCAGCCCTGCTGCCCGTCTTCGCCAGCGAGGCGGTGGGAG CCTGCGCCATCCgcgccctgctgctggagatgctgcCCTTCCTGGGGgcggcctcctgccccgccagCATCACGCTGAGCCAGGACGAGCTGCTCCACAagaccctgctgctgctccagctgctgccccccggCCTGCTGGGGCTCCAG ccctgccagcccctcgACCACCAGAGCCAGGACATCTTGGACAAGCTCATCCTGTGcgggctgctggaggctgaggaG TCGGAGAATGAGCACTGGCTGTGCGACCCGGCCCCACGGCGCTACAGCAAGGGGCAGCCCTGGACCGAGGTGGATTTCACCGACAGTGACAGTGACAGCGAGGACGTCTGCAACCGCTGCTTCAAGGTGCGTGGGGGGCTCCCCCCGTCCATGcccctgcagggtgctgaggcTCCACAAACTCGTTTCACTTCGGGCTCTCCCCAGCTCCGAGAGCCCGAAGGCTCGCCCggcctcctcctcttcctctgccgCCTCCTGAGCCCCGTTCTGCAGACCTACACGCGAGCAGCAGCGTTCCTGGAGCAGCCCAGCTGGCCCCAGCCTG AGGCAGCCTGTGTGGGGGCACTGCAGCAGTTCCTAGCAGAGGAGGATGGTTTGGGTGAGTTGGGGGCTGGTGACGGGCGTCCCCCCAcccctgctgggctgcaggtgggTCTGGGGGGGCTCCCTCGGGGATTTCTCTCCCTCCAGAGCGACCCACCCAGAGCCTGGCGCTGA